From Xiphophorus hellerii strain 12219 chromosome 9, Xiphophorus_hellerii-4.1, whole genome shotgun sequence, a single genomic window includes:
- the magoh gene encoding protein mago nashi homolog: MSTSDFYLRYYVGHKGKFGHEFLEFEFRPDGKLRYANNSNYKNDVMIRKEAYVHKSVMEELKRVIDDSEITKEDDALWPPPDRVGRQELEIVIGDEHISFTTSKIGSLIDVNQSKDPEGLRVFYYLVQDLKCLVFSLIGLHFKIKPI, translated from the exons ATGTCAACAAGTGACTTTTATTTGAGGTATTATGTGGGACACAAGGGGAAGTTTGGACATGAGTTCCTGGAATTTGAATTTAGACCTGACG GTAAGCTGAGGTACGCAAACAACAGCAACTACAAGAATGACGTCATGATCAGGAAAGAG GCATATGTACACAAAAGtgtgatggaggagctgaaacgcGTCATTGATGACAGCGAAATCACCAAGGAAGATGATGCACTGTGGCCGCCTCCTGACAGGGTTGGAAGACAG gagTTGGAGATCGTCATTGGAGACGAGCACATTTCATTTACAACTTCCAAAATTGGCTCTTTGATTGATGTCAACCAGTCAAA GGATCCTGAAGGACTCCGTGTGTTTTACTACCTGGTCCAGGATCTGAAATGTCTCGTCTTCAGTCTGATTGGGCTCCACTTCAAAATCAAGCCCATCTAG
- the cpt2 gene encoding carnitine O-palmitoyltransferase 2, mitochondrial isoform X2 gives MATLLSAQCAVCLRKPGSQLHLRRAAARISARCYSSRTASSADYLHQSVVPSMHYQKSLPRLPVPKLEDTIRRYLAAQKPLLDNDQFATTEKIAQDFQNGVGKQLHEELVAQDKANKHTSYISGPWFDMYLSARDSVVLNFNPFMSFNPDPKAGYNEQLVRSTNMVCSAVRFMKTLRAGLLEPEVFHLNPAKSDTDSFKNFIRWVPSSLSWYGAYMVNAYPLDMSQYYRLFNSTRIPKRGRDELLTDDKGRHLLVMRKGNMYVFDVVDRDGNLVKPAEIHSHLKYILSDSTPAPSLPLGILTSENRDVWVGLREKLVATGNAEALGLVDSALFCLCLDEESMRDHIHISHNMLHGDGCNRWYDKSFSIIIAKDGQAAINFEHSWGDGVAVLRFQNEVFKDTTEKPLVHPDSAPAAVDSASAVRRLQFHLDRELESGIKKAKENFDSAVSKLTIAAIEFKKGGKEQLKKSKLSPDAVAQLSFQMAFLRQYGQTVATYESCSTAAFKHGRTETIRPATVHTKRCSHAFVREPGKHSVEELRAMLNECSKYHGQLTKEAAMGQGFDRHLFALRYLANSKGQSLPSLYTDPAYGAINHNILSTSTLTSPAVSLGGFAPVVPDGFGVGYGVHDNWIGCNVSAYPSRNVHEFLQCVHKSLEDIFSVVEGKPLS, from the exons ACTCCCTGTACCCAAGCTGGAGGACACCATCAGGAGGTATTTAGCTGCCCAGAAACCTTTGCTGGACAATGACCAGTTCGC AACAACGGAGAAAATTGCTCAGGATTTCCAGAACGGAGTGGGAAAACAGCTCCACGAGGAACTGGTGGCTCAGGACAAGGCCAATAAGCACACAAGCTACATCTCAG GTCCCTGGTTCGACATGTATCTGTCTGCGCGTGACTCTGTGGTGCTGAACTTCAACCCCTTCATGTCCTTCAATCCTGATCCCAAGGCGGGGTACAACGAGCAGCTGGTGCGGTCAACTAACATGGTGTGCTCGGCCGTGCGCTTTATGAAGACGCTGCGAGCGGGTCTACTGGAGCCGGAGGTTTTCCACCTCAACCCGGCCAAGAGTGACACGGACAGCTTCAAAAACTTCATCCGCTGGGTACCGTCTTCCCTGTCCTGGTACGGAGCCTACATGGTGAACGCCTACCCTCTAGACATGTCTCAGTACTACCGCCTCTTCAACTCAACGCGCATCCCGAAACGCGGTCGGGACGAGCTCCTCACCGATGACAAGGGCAGACATCTGCTAGTCATGCGAAAAGGCAACATGTATGTATTCGACGTTGTGGACAGAGACGGGAATTTGGTGAAGCCGGCAGAGATCCATTCCCACTTGAAGTACATTTTGTCTGACTCGACACCGGCGCCCTCCTTGCCTCTGGGCATCCTGACCAGTGAGAACAGGGATGTTTGGGTGGGGCTAAGGGAGAAGCTGGTAGCTACTGGAAACGCAGAGGCGTTGGGGCTAGTCGACAGCGCCCTCTTCTGTCTCTGCCTGGATGAAGAGAGCATGCGGGACCACATTCACATATCCCACAACATGCTGCACGGCGACGGCTGCAACCGCTGGTATGACAAGTCCTTCAGCATCATCATAGCCAAGGACGGTCAGGCGGCTATTAACTTTGAGCACTCTTGGGGCGACGGAGTAGCCGTTCTCCGCTTTCAGAACGAGGTGTTCAAAGACACGACCGAGAAGCCGCTGGTGCACCCAGACTCTGCCCCGGCAGCCGTGGACTCGGCCTCCGCTGTCCGCAGATTGCAGTTCCACTTGGACAGAGAGCTGGAGAGCGGTATCAAGAAAGCCAAAGAGAACTTTGACTCGGCCGTATCGAAGCTTACCATTGCCGCCATCGAGTTCAAGAAAGGCGGGaaggagcagctgaagaagagcaaGCTGAGTCCAGACGCCGTAGCCCAGCTGTCTTTTCAGATGGCCTTCCTGAGGCAGTACGGCCAGACGGTGGCCACATACGAGTCCTGCAGCACTGCAGCATTTAAGCACGGCCGCACAGAGACCATCCGACCGGCCACCGTCCACACCAAACGCTGCTCACACGCCTTTGTTCGTGAACCCGGCAAGCACAGCGTGGAGGAGCTGCGGGCGATGCTCAATGAATGCTCCAAATACCACGGCCAGCTCACCAAGGAGGCAGCTATGG GTCAAGGGTTCGACCGCCACCTGTTTGCTCTGCGTTACCTTGCCAACTCTAAGGGTCAATCTCTGCCCAGCCTGTACACCGACCCAGCCTACGGCGCCATAAACCACAACATCCTGTCCACCAGCACGCTCACCAGCCCCGCCGTCAGCCTCGGGGGTTTCGCTCCGGTGGTGCCCGACGGGTTCGGCGTCGGTTACGGTGTCCATGACAACTGGATCGGCTGCAACGTGTCCGCCTATCCTTCTCGCAACGTCCACGAGTTTCTCCAGTGCGTCCACAAGTCTTTGGAGGACATCTTCAGTGTTGTGGAAGGGAAACCTTTGAGTTAA